The genome window TTGCTGTGGGTATACCCCAGGAAGCAATCTCCTGAATTCCCGGAATTTCGATCCTTTCTCCTTTCTTCTTTCTTCTGATTATCTCGACCTTTACCCAATTTGTTCCTCCAGCTCCCGAGATGTCGAAGATCTTTACTCCAGCTCCAGCCAGCATGCTGACAGTCTCCCTTGACATTCCACTCCCAGTTTCCTTAACTATTATGGGCACTTGAAGAGAATCTACGACCTTTTCTATTTTCTCCAATATTCCCCTTAGGTCTGTGTCTCCCTCGCTCTGAAAGACCTCCTGAGCAGGATTCAGGTGAATAGCGAGAGCATCGGCCTCTATCATTTCAACTGCTCTTTCAGCTATTTCCACAGCTCTATTTCCAAGCTGCTGAGCGCCTATGTTTGCTATGACTGGTACGCTCCTTGCCTCCTCCCTCACAACCTTGTAGGTCCATGCAAGCTCCGAATTTTCCAGGGCAGCCCTCTGGCTTCCCACTCCAATAGCTATCTTGAGTTCTTCAGCTATTCTTGCTAGGTTCCTGTTTATTTCTCCAGCAGCATGATGCCCTCCAGTCATTCCTGTTATCATGAGTGGAGAGCTTAGGCGCTTTCCGAGGAATGATGTTGAGGTGTCCACTTCATGAAGGCTCATCTCTGGTAGGGATCTGTGTATGAGATTCACTTCTCCAAAGAGGGTATCTCCTGCTTCAACATCATCCGAGAGAGCGATGATTATATGATCCAATTTCCTCTCAGCAGTGCCCATACAATCACCATTTCTCGCAACATATAGCGCTTTAGTTGTTAAATTTAAATGTTTTTATGAAGTTCACTGGAAAGCTCTCATATTATCCTTGTACCCCTCACATCAGCTCCAAGAAGTGCTCCCAGCACTCTTTCCTCAATTCTTCCATTGATTATAAGGACTTCTGGTCTTTGAGATAGAGATGAGAGATAGCTGTAGATCTTCATAATTTTCCCCAACAGCCCGCTAGTCACATCAACTGTTCCGTTACTCGTGAAGCTTATTTCACTGATGATTTTGGGTATGTCCTCGGCTCTAATTGTCTCAATCAAGGTTAAAGGGTTCGAAGGATTTCTCATAACGCCATCCACATCTGTAGCAAAAATTATCCTATCGGCTCCGATTCTGCTTCCCATCATGAGAGCCAGATCATCGCCTGATATGATCTTGGGTTCGCATCCCCTTTCTCCAAGCACAACATCTCCAAATGTAACTGGCAGCAATCCTGCATCAGCAGCCTCATAGAGAGGCTCGAGGGAACAGTTGAACCTTGATTCTCTGCAGGAGTAAAGGCACATGCTGTGGGGAGGATAGGTGACTGCTCTGAGCCCAGCTCTTAGCAAATGGGTCATCACAATGCTGTTGAGATTCATCATGGCAGAGGAAATGCCTGGAACGGAAGTTGGGTGAAGCTTCCCATGCTTATCGATCTCGCTCTTGGCAGCTACATGCCCAAAGGATCCACCTCCGTGGACAACTAAAATTAAAGCACCTTTATCTTGAGCCTCTTTCATCCTTCTCGCCAGAGATTGAATGATTTCCTCTCTTGCTGTGTATGCCTTGGCCTTATCAGTTATCAGGCTTCCTCCAAGCTTAAGAACAACTTTCATTTTTTTCTGCCACCCCCTATTCTGTAGAAGCACAGGGCTGATGGAGTGTCAAAAGAGTAAACCCCTTGTCTCATCGTTGGAACGCCATACATATAATGAAAAAGGGAATTTATGCCCCTCTCTGAAAGATTCCTCTTCTCCTCATTTTCCTCCAGGATTGATTCATAGTGATCAAAAAGGAAAAGGGAGTTCATTTTGGCTATGAGATCCGCCATCCTCTGCTCCAAAACAGGGGCATTTCCAATTCTCAACCTTTTCTTTGGGTAAACATCAATGGGAGGAGTGCTTATTTCCCTCAACTCAGAGGCTGAAAAGAGAAGAGATATCTTCTTCCTCGTGGCAATGGAAAGAGATTTACCAAGATTCCTGAAAAAGCCCAAACGCTCAGATAGGATCCCCTCAACTATCTCGTCCTTATCCTCATCCGAAAAGCTCTCCTCATAGTACTGTGAGGTTAGATCTATCAGCTTGAGAAGAGAGGAGACAAGCATTGATGGGATGAAGCAGCTGTGCTCCGTCTCCACATATACCCTGAGGAGAAAGGAATCGGGAAGGGCTTCCTTCACGATAACGTTCATGGCATTTCTCAGCTGGCGAAGCGCTTCTCTACAAATTTTCCCCTCTATTTTTACTGCCCTCTTTCCAGATCTCGAAATATTCAGTTCCACTGCGAAAAATGCTGAAGTTTTGTATATGAGGATGTGAGGATCCCTATCGGGGACTGGAACAAATAGAGGCAGATATAGGCTTTCCAAACTTTTCATCAATATCACTTTCTAAGGGAAAAGCGAGCAGAGAGATACCCAACCACTGCATCCCTCTCTCCTGTCACATCCCCGGATGTTGCATATTTGAGTAGCTCCGCTCTGCCACCGAGGATTCTTGAGAGGTGCATTAGAACCATAACCCCACCAGGACCACACATTGAGACATCGTTCTTCACAATATGCTCGAAGAACTTTCTAGTATCTCCTTGTGCTATCTTCTCGAATGTTTCCAGATCTTTTTTCATGACAAGATCGTGGGGTTCGTAGTGCGACATATCTGTGCTAGCAATGAATATAGCGTCTCTGCCAAGCTTCTTTACTCCCTCCAGCAGCTCCTCAGCAAGGGCCTCAGCAGTCCTCGGAGACTGCTCCTTCATGGCAATAGGAAGGATCCTTGGCGCTTCACTATAGATGAACTGAATGAAGGGGAGCTGTACCTCAATGCTATGCTCGTAGAGATGGGCGCTGAACTCTGGCAGAGCTACCCTGGAGTTGGCTATCATGTAATCCCTCAGCTCAACATCTACTTCAACCCTTCCAAGAGGTGTCCTCCAGTACTTCCATGGAGCAAGTGATACGCTGGGACCTAAGCCTGTGTGGTTTGGACCTATTATGATTATGGTCTGCGGCTTCTTCTCCCTTGAAAGAGATAGGTACGTGTGGGCTGCCACAGGACCAGAATAAAGATATCCAGCATGAGGCGAAATATATCCTATTGATGCTCTCTCAGTTCCAGCAACCTTCTCTGGAAGATTGCCTGGACCTATAGGATGAAGAAATGCCCTCCTTATCTGCTCTTCAAGCGAGCTTCTCCTCAGCTCATAGAATGTTCCAGCAGCTACGGGTTCCCGCTCTGGCTCAACTGTCAAGCCTTTCCACCAATTTTTGTTTCGAAGGCATCGGGCGACTCAGGAAGATCTGCATTTGGAAGCAGCTCTCCCCTCTCTCTCAGAACCTGACGCGTCAGAATCCAATAGAGAAGGGCAAGGCTCCTTCTTCCCTTGTTGTTGGCAGGAATTACGAGATCTATTCCCTCTATCCTGTTATCAGTATCGCTGAAAGCTACTACAGGAATTCCTATTCTGAAGGCCTCTGTTATAATCTGCTGATCCGCCCTAGGATCTGTTACAAGAACCAGCTCTGGTTCCATGTAGTACTCCAAATGCGGGTTGGTGAGGATCCCTGGGATGATTCTGCCAGTTATGCTCTTTGCCCTTGTGTACTGAGAAAACTTCTTGACGGATTGATGCCCGTACTGCCTAACGCTGACTGCTACTACCTTTTCTGGCTCGTATCTAGCTATCATCTTGGAGGCAACTCTCAGCCTCTCATCTATCTTCCTCACATCCAGCACATAGAGACCATCTGGTCTTATTCTGTAGACGAACTCCCTTATTGCCTTGTTGCAGACATACGTTCCTATATGCACTCCCGCTGCAAGGTACTGATCAATTGGTACTAGAAGCTCGAGAGCATGGGACTCTATTTCACTCTTCATCTTGCTTTCTTCATTTGACAATGGAATCACCTCATGGGCTTGAACTTTATCACTTGATCTATCAACTCAACATGTGAGATGAGGGTTCTTCTGCAGCAATACCTCGTAACTCCCAGATCATCGAGCACCTTGTCTGGGTCTTCTCCATTCTCAACCCTCTGCTTGAATGGCTCCCAAAGATGCCCTATGGGCTTTCCGCATGTATAGCATCTCACCGGAATAATCAAAATTCATCACCTGTAGGACTTCTGCCACCTTCTTCTGGCGCTGTACCTCATGTACTTTTCTGGCTCGGTCTGTCTCGGATCCCCAGCAAGCATTACCCTGTCATACTCGAGAAATATTCGTTTCAGCTGCTCGCTCTCAAAGAACTTCACAAGACCTCGGGATATAGCAGTCCTCACAGCATCAGCCTGAGCCATTACTCCTCCTCCATTAACTCTAACAACAATATCAACCTTTCCCCTGAGCTCACTTCCAAGAAGCATTATTGGCTCCATAACTTTGTTTCTGAAAAGCTCTATTGGATGCAGCTCAAGAGGAATTTCGTTTATGTAAACCCTTCCCTTTCCTTCCTTTATTAGAGCTCTAGCAACCGCAGTCTTTCTCTTTGCTGCTGAAAGGACAAACTTCATGCTTTTACACCCCATCCTAGAGCTCTTGCGAGCTCACCAACAGTTATTCGCTTGGATTTCAGCTTTGAGGAATCTGCCTCCTCTAGCCTCAAGAAATTCCTTCCCTCCAGCTCTTTGGGAATGCCTATATAAACTTTCAGGTTCTTATATGCTTCCTTCCCTCTTGGCTTATTTGGAAGCATGCCCTTCACTGTCCTCTTTACTATACCAGATGGAGTTCTTGGCCTCCTCATTCCCTGCTTTTCGGGATTTCTGAAGGTCCTCACCTTCCATAGGTTTCTGTATCCCTCAACAACCCTCTTCATGTCGCCGCTCAGAACAGCCTTTTCAGCATTGACTACTGTAACCTTCTTTCCCTGAAGCAGCATCTTTGCTATTGTGGAGGCCATTCTCCCCAATATTAAGCCTGAAGCGTCTATGAAAACTTCCTCTTCCTTTGCCTGCATGCCTATCACCATTGCTACTTGATTATTTTGATCCTTGATCCTTTCAACTGCGAAGCAATTTCCTGTGAGCTAGCAGTTTCTCCAAGTAAAAGGATTCTGCATCCTGCACTGTTCAATTTCTCAAATGCTTTCTGCGAAAAGCTCTCAGCAATAACAGTAATTTTCTTCTCAATCTTACCAGCACCGAGGACTTTTCCAGGAACAATAATTACCTCTCCACTGCTTGAATACCTGTTTATCTTAGACAGATTAACTGCAATTCTCCTTCTCCTTGGAGAGCTGAGGAGCTCTGCAACTCTCTCCCATAGGCTTTGACCTGTTTTAGCAGAGAGGCCTCTCAGTCCTCTTATAACCTTTCTCCTGTGTAAGTTCGTTGTTCCCGTCCTGCTCATTATGCCTCACTCTCTATTTTGTTCAGTATATCCTCAAACTGCTTCAGCTTCTCCCTCAGTACCGAGAGGGAGAGCCTAATAATTGTCTGAGGGGAAAGGGATCCTGTTGACTCCAGCCTTAGAATCCTCTCATTATCAAGATAATTAACCTTAATGCATCCCCTGCATTCCTTCTCCTCGCAGAATCTCAGAATGCTTGTATTCGAAAAATTTTCAATCTTTATTTCCCCCTTCTTTTTCCTCGAGATCTCCTCCGCGAGTTCTTGACTGAAGCTTGATATGCACTTTAGGCAGGCTGTGCTATCCTGGCAGTAGGATAAATCATATTCTACCAGGGGAATAGATAGGAGGAGTGAAAGCGAGACTGGACTCCACTTTATGTGCTCCTTCCCTCTTCCTAGCCTTAGCTCGAGCTCTACTGCTATCTTCTGCCCTTTTCCAAGAACTATTATGGGGATCTCAGGTATGGCTGGATAGACTTGGGGATCCTCGAGCCTTATGTCCCTTGCATAAACTACCTTTTTTTCGCTGTCCTGATTTGAGACCTCGAGATAAGCCCTTGTATAGCATCCCTCGCACTGAGGGCACTCCATGCATTTCTCCGGTGAGCCATACTTCTCTATTGCCTCCTCGCTGTGGAATGGAATCATCGCTAATCTGTGAGCAAGCACCTCGTCATGGAGAATTGAGTTATTCTCCAGAACCAGCACGCTGTCGACAGCCATTGTCGGGACCTCCTCTATCATCAGCCTTCGCACAGCTGAGAGCAGCTCAGTCGGAGCTCCCACCACTCTTAGCTCAGCAGTTTCTCCCTTTACTGAAACGCTCTTGATTTCCATAGACATGACCTTTTGAATGCTCTCTTAGACTCTCCTTCCTCTTCTTCCTCCAGGTCTCCTTGTGGAGTCGTGCGGTATGGGAGTAACGTCCTCTATTCTCCCTATTATGAAGCCAGATCTTGCCAAAGCCCTTATTGCTGCCTGCGCTCCAGGTCCTGGAGTTTTAAGTCCATGTCCTCCGGGTGCTCTAACCTTTATGTGAATCGCCGTTATGCCTCTCTCCATAGCCAACTGTGCAGCTCTTGAGGAGCTTATCATTGCTGCATATGGAGAGGGCTTCTCCCTGTCAGCCTTAACAACCATGCCGCCTGAAACTCT of Fervidicoccaceae archaeon contains these proteins:
- the fni gene encoding type 2 isopentenyl-diphosphate Delta-isomerase encodes the protein MGTAERKLDHIIIALSDDVEAGDTLFGEVNLIHRSLPEMSLHEVDTSTSFLGKRLSSPLMITGMTGGHHAAGEINRNLARIAEELKIAIGVGSQRAALENSELAWTYKVVREEARSVPVIANIGAQQLGNRAVEIAERAVEMIEADALAIHLNPAQEVFQSEGDTDLRGILEKIEKVVDSLQVPIIVKETGSGMSRETVSMLAGAGVKIFDISGAGGTNWVKVEIIRRKKKGERIEIPGIQEIASWGIPTAISILEARSVSEDLFIIASGGIRSGLDVAKSLALGADLAGFALPALKAVAFSDKELRDLVSGYIYLLKRVMFLVGARSIDDLKKVPVVLGPKILSWLSQREISVSSRSYNENVNFIGKKHKMEGKKLD
- a CDS encoding 30S ribosomal protein S11, encoding MALSSRELKWGIAHIYSSLNNTIVHITDLSGAETASRVSGGMVVKADREKPSPYAAMISSSRAAQLAMERGITAIHIKVRAPGGHGLKTPGPGAQAAIRALARSGFIIGRIEDVTPIPHDSTRRPGGRRGRRV
- the rpsB gene encoding 30S ribosomal protein S2, which translates into the protein MIPLSNEESKMKSEIESHALELLVPIDQYLAAGVHIGTYVCNKAIREFVYRIRPDGLYVLDVRKIDERLRVASKMIARYEPEKVVAVSVRQYGHQSVKKFSQYTRAKSITGRIIPGILTNPHLEYYMEPELVLVTDPRADQQIITEAFRIGIPVVAFSDTDNRIEGIDLVIPANNKGRRSLALLYWILTRQVLRERGELLPNADLPESPDAFETKIGGKA
- the amrB gene encoding AmmeMemoRadiSam system protein B; translated protein: MTVEPEREPVAAGTFYELRRSSLEEQIRRAFLHPIGPGNLPEKVAGTERASIGYISPHAGYLYSGPVAAHTYLSLSREKKPQTIIIIGPNHTGLGPSVSLAPWKYWRTPLGRVEVDVELRDYMIANSRVALPEFSAHLYEHSIEVQLPFIQFIYSEAPRILPIAMKEQSPRTAEALAEELLEGVKKLGRDAIFIASTDMSHYEPHDLVMKKDLETFEKIAQGDTRKFFEHIVKNDVSMCGPGGVMVLMHLSRILGGRAELLKYATSGDVTGERDAVVGYLSARFSLRK
- a CDS encoding 50S ribosomal protein L13; this encodes MQAKEEEVFIDASGLILGRMASTIAKMLLQGKKVTVVNAEKAVLSGDMKRVVEGYRNLWKVRTFRNPEKQGMRRPRTPSGIVKRTVKGMLPNKPRGKEAYKNLKVYIGIPKELEGRNFLRLEEADSSKLKSKRITVGELARALGWGVKA
- a CDS encoding 30S ribosomal protein S9, coding for MKFVLSAAKRKTAVARALIKEGKGRVYINEIPLELHPIELFRNKVMEPIMLLGSELRGKVDIVVRVNGGGVMAQADAVRTAISRGLVKFFESEQLKRIFLEYDRVMLAGDPRQTEPEKYMRYSARRRWQKSYR
- a CDS encoding 50S ribosomal protein L18e; amino-acid sequence: MSRTGTTNLHRRKVIRGLRGLSAKTGQSLWERVAELLSSPRRRRIAVNLSKINRYSSSGEVIIVPGKVLGAGKIEKKITVIAESFSQKAFEKLNSAGCRILLLGETASSQEIASQLKGSRIKIIK
- a CDS encoding DNA-directed RNA polymerase subunit N gives rise to the protein MIIPVRCYTCGKPIGHLWEPFKQRVENGEDPDKVLDDLGVTRYCCRRTLISHVELIDQVIKFKPMR
- a CDS encoding DNA-directed RNA polymerase subunit D, yielding MEIKSVSVKGETAELRVVGAPTELLSAVRRLMIEEVPTMAVDSVLVLENNSILHDEVLAHRLAMIPFHSEEAIEKYGSPEKCMECPQCEGCYTRAYLEVSNQDSEKKVVYARDIRLEDPQVYPAIPEIPIIVLGKGQKIAVELELRLGRGKEHIKWSPVSLSLLLSIPLVEYDLSYCQDSTACLKCISSFSQELAEEISRKKKGEIKIENFSNTSILRFCEEKECRGCIKVNYLDNERILRLESTGSLSPQTIIRLSLSVLREKLKQFEDILNKIESEA
- a CDS encoding isopentenyl phosphate kinase gives rise to the protein MKVVLKLGGSLITDKAKAYTAREEIIQSLARRMKEAQDKGALILVVHGGGSFGHVAAKSEIDKHGKLHPTSVPGISSAMMNLNSIVMTHLLRAGLRAVTYPPHSMCLYSCRESRFNCSLEPLYEAADAGLLPVTFGDVVLGERGCEPKIISGDDLALMMGSRIGADRIIFATDVDGVMRNPSNPLTLIETIRAEDIPKIISEISFTSNGTVDVTSGLLGKIMKIYSYLSSLSQRPEVLIINGRIEERVLGALLGADVRGTRII